In Cryptomeria japonica chromosome 10, Sugi_1.0, whole genome shotgun sequence, a genomic segment contains:
- the LOC131859367 gene encoding uncharacterized protein LOC131859367 — MEKYFGLRNMSNKTKAVWVAYQLSSEAATWWDNEKSERKLQPRENTWDLFLQSFRKRWLPQLFFDKKMTEFQNLTEGSMSVTQYWEKFTNLLKYVLQYQMDERFYIQKFILGLRAHIGAEVDIHNPLTMVEVFEKATKQEQKLQLLGNLRKNENNRPNFGNRNFQRNRNRNNR; from the coding sequence atggagaaatattttggtctccgCAACATGTCAAATAAAACCAAGGCAGTTTGGGTTGCTTATCAGTTGTCTAgtgaagctgctacttggtgggacaatgaaaAGTCAGAAAGGAAACTACAACCAAGAGAGAACACTTGGGATTTGTTTTTACAATCCTTCAGGAAAAGGTGGCTTCCACAATTATTCTTCGACAAGAAGATGACAGAATTTCAAAACCTTACTGAAGGTAGTATGTCGGTAACACAGTACtgggagaaatttactaatctccttaagtatgttcTGCAATACCAGATGGATGAAAGGTTCTACATTCAGAAGTTCATTTTGGGTTTAAGAGCCCATATAGGAGCGGAGGTGGATATCCATAATCCATTAACTATGGTGGAGGTATTTGAAAAGGCGACTAAGCAAGAGCAGAAGTTACAGCTGTTGGGGAACCTCCGAAAGAATGAGAACAACCGACCGAATTTTGGGaatagaaatttccaaaggaaTCGCAATAGAAACAATCGGTag